A stretch of DNA from Natronoarchaeum philippinense:
CGCTGATCTGGGTGCTGGTCGCCGCTGCCGCGCTGTCAGTGTGGGCGGGCCACGCCGTCGACGCCGTCCTCATCGCCGGCATCGTGCTCGCCAACGGCGCCTTCGGCTTCGTACAGGACTACCGGGCCGAGGAGAGCCTCGAATCGTTACGAGAGCTCACCGCGCCGACGGCGACGGTGCGCCGCGACGGCCGCTCGGTCGAGCTTGAGGCGACGAAACTGGTCGTCGGCGACGTAGTGGAACTGTCGGGCGGCGATGTCGTCCCGGCCGACGCCCGGCTGCTCGAAACCAGTTCGCTGGAAGTCGACGAGGCGGCGCTGACCGGCGAGAGCGCGCCCGTCTCGAAGGATCCCGACCCCGATCCCGTGGAGACGCCGCTGGCCGAGCGCACCGCCATGGCGTACAAGGGAACCAACGTCACGCGGGGATCCGGCGTCGCCGTCATCACCGCGACCGGGATGGACACCGAGGTCGGCGCCATCGCCCGCTCGCTCGCCGAGACCGCCGAGACCGACACCCCGCTGCAGGCCGAACTCGATGCGTTGGGTCGGACGCTCGGCCTCGGCGTCGTCGCCCTCGCCGCGCTGGTGATCCCGCTGTTGCTCGTCGAGGGGACGGGACCGGTTCAGGCGGCCCTGACCGCGATCTCGCTGGCCGTCGCCGCGGTTCCGGAGGGGCTGCCGGCGGTGGTGACGCTGACGCTCGCGCTCGGCGTCCGCGCCATGGCCGACGAAAACGCGCTCGTCCGTCGGCTGCCGGCCGTCGAGGCGCTTGGATCGGTCGACGTGGTCTGTACCGACAAGACCGGGACGCTCACCCGCGGTCAGATGACCGTCCGGCGCATCTGGGTCAACGACGCCGTCGTCGACGCCGACGACGCCGAAACGCACCCCCACGCTGACCGGATCGAGCGTCTGCTGCGGGCCGGTGCGCTGTGCAACGACGCGACGCCCGCGGACGGCGACGAACCGTCTGAGGGCGATGATCCGACCGAGCAGGCCATCGTCGACGCCGCCGTCGAGCACGGCATCGATGTCCGTGGCGTGCGCGAGCGCACTCCTCGGACCGACGAGATCCCCTTCTCCTCGGAGCGCAAGTGGATGGGCACCGTCCACGGCGACGTGGCCTACGTCAAGGGCGCGCCGGAGGTCGTCGTCCCGATGGCAGCGCGCGTGCTGACCGCCGACGGGCCCGTCGAACTGACCGACGAGCGCGCCGCCCGCGTCCGCGAGCAGGTGCGGTCGTTCGGCGACGACGCGCTTCGCGTGCTCGCGGTCGCCGTCGCTCCCGATCCGGACGCCATCGAGGGTGGGCTGACGCTGCTCGGACTGGTCGGCATGCTCGACCCGCCCCGCGAGGAGGTCGCCGACGCCGTCGCCGCGACGACGCAAGCGGGCGTCGATGTGAAGATGGTGACCGGCGACAACGCCCGCACCGCCGCCGCGATCGGCGGGTCGCTCGGGCTGGGCGAGTCCGTCCTCGAAGGCCGCGAGGTCGCCGCGCTCGACGACGCCGAACTCCGGGAACGCGTCGAGTCGGTCGACGTGTTCGCGCGCACCTCGCCGGCCCACAAGGTCCGAATCCTGCGCGCGCTGCAGGACAACGGCCACGTCGTCGCCATGACGGGCGACGGCGTCAACGACGCGCCGGCCCTGAAAAACGCCGACATCGGCGTGGCGATGGGCGTCCGGGGAACCGACGTGGCAAAGCAGGCCAGCGACGTGGTCCTGTTGGACGACGACTACACGACCATCGAGCGGGCGATCGAGCGCGGCCGGGCGATCTTCGACAACGTCTGGAAGTTCGTCGGCTATCTGCTGAGCGCGAACGTCGCCGAGGTCGCGCTCGTGTTTCTTGCCTCCCTGCTTGGCTATCTCGTGCTCCCGGCGGTCCAGTTGCTCTGGATCAACCTGCTCACCGACGGCCTGCCGGCGCTGGCGCTCGGCGCCGACCCCAAGAGCGGCGACGTGATGGAGCGCTCGCCGCGGGACCCCGACCGTGGCATCGTCGACCGGGAGATGCTCGGCCTGATCGGCGGCACCGGCACCGTCTCGACGCTGCTGATGCTCGGGCTGTTGTTCGCCGTCCTCGACGGCGCGGCGTCGGTGACGCCCTACGCCATGACGATGGTGTTCACCGGCTTCGTCTGCATCGAGTTCGGGAAACTGTACGCGATCCGGTGGCTCCGCGAGACGCCGACGCTCTCGAACGGCTGGCTCGCCGCGGCGGTCGGCACGTCGCTGCTGTTACAGCTCGCTGTCCTGTACACGCCGCTCAACGAGTACTTCGGGACCGTTCCGCTCGGACTCGGCGACTGGGCCGTCCTCGGCGGCGTCCTCGCGGTCGCGCTGCCGGCGTACCTGCTGGTCGCCGTCGGCGTCCGGCGGCTGTAAAACGATCCGCGGTCCGACTCAGTCGTCGTCGGTTTCGGTCGTGACCTCGGCGCTCTCGCCCTGCTCGCTCAGGACATCGCCGAGCCCGTCGACCGGCCGGTCGGGGTTGGCCCGCGAGGCGGCGCTGGTCAGGCCGAGCTGGTAGCGGCCCGCGTCCTCGCGCAGACTGGTGCGGCCCCGATGGACCGACAGGTCGTTGTTGAGATGCAGGCGAACGGCTTCGAGCAGGGCGTCGGCCTCCAGCGGCTGGCCGCGCTGCTTGAGGTCCTCGCGGGTGTCGTCGTCGTGTACGTCGCAGGCGCGTTGGGTGATAATCGGCCCCTGATCTAGGTCCGTCGTCACGTAGTGGGCGGTGACGCCTGCGATGCGGACGCCCTCTTGGATGGCCTGCTCGTAGGCCCGTGCCCCGGGGAACGCCGGCAGCAGGCTCGGATGGATGTTGATGATCCGATCCTCGTACCGGAACACGACGTTCGGGCTGAGAATCCGCATGTACCGCGCCAGCACGATCAGGTCGGCGTCGTACTCCGCGAGCAGATCCAGTAGCTCGTCCTCGTCGGGAGTGCCCTTCTCGTCGCCCACGTCGTAGAACGGGACGCCGTACTGCTCGGCGAGCGGCTCCAGATCGTCGTGGTTGCCGATCACGACCGAGATGTCCGCGCCGAGTTCGTCGTTGGTCCAGGCCTCGAACAGCGCTTCGAGGCAGTGTGATTCCTTGGTCACGAGCACGGCGATCTGTTGGGTCTCGCGGTCGGCGGGGAATCGAACCTGCACGTCGACGCCGAGCTCGTCACCCAGCTCTTGGAGGTCCTCGCGGAGTTTCTCCTCCGTACAGACCATGTCGCTGGTGTCGACGGTCGTC
This window harbors:
- a CDS encoding cation-translocating P-type ATPase; this encodes MPDSAHSRPADGVLSSVDSRHDGLADAEARRRLDADGPNEVERSSQRTWVDIAVAQFDSALIWVLVAAAALSVWAGHAVDAVLIAGIVLANGAFGFVQDYRAEESLESLRELTAPTATVRRDGRSVELEATKLVVGDVVELSGGDVVPADARLLETSSLEVDEAALTGESAPVSKDPDPDPVETPLAERTAMAYKGTNVTRGSGVAVITATGMDTEVGAIARSLAETAETDTPLQAELDALGRTLGLGVVALAALVIPLLLVEGTGPVQAALTAISLAVAAVPEGLPAVVTLTLALGVRAMADENALVRRLPAVEALGSVDVVCTDKTGTLTRGQMTVRRIWVNDAVVDADDAETHPHADRIERLLRAGALCNDATPADGDEPSEGDDPTEQAIVDAAVEHGIDVRGVRERTPRTDEIPFSSERKWMGTVHGDVAYVKGAPEVVVPMAARVLTADGPVELTDERAARVREQVRSFGDDALRVLAVAVAPDPDAIEGGLTLLGLVGMLDPPREEVADAVAATTQAGVDVKMVTGDNARTAAAIGGSLGLGESVLEGREVAALDDAELRERVESVDVFARTSPAHKVRILRALQDNGHVVAMTGDGVNDAPALKNADIGVAMGVRGTDVAKQASDVVLLDDDYTTIERAIERGRAIFDNVWKFVGYLLSANVAEVALVFLASLLGYLVLPAVQLLWINLLTDGLPALALGADPKSGDVMERSPRDPDRGIVDREMLGLIGGTGTVSTLLMLGLLFAVLDGAASVTPYAMTMVFTGFVCIEFGKLYAIRWLRETPTLSNGWLAAAVGTSLLLQLAVLYTPLNEYFGTVPLGLGDWAVLGGVLAVALPAYLLVAVGVRRL
- a CDS encoding formyltetrahydrofolate deformylase; translated protein: MTNELTEITVIGDDSTGIVAQFTTLLFERGINIEDVDQAVRDGLFRMTTTVDTSDMVCTEEKLREDLQELGDELGVDVQVRFPADRETQQIAVLVTKESHCLEALFEAWTNDELGADISVVIGNHDDLEPLAEQYGVPFYDVGDEKGTPDEDELLDLLAEYDADLIVLARYMRILSPNVVFRYEDRIINIHPSLLPAFPGARAYEQAIQEGVRIAGVTAHYVTTDLDQGPIITQRACDVHDDDTREDLKQRGQPLEADALLEAVRLHLNNDLSVHRGRTSLREDAGRYQLGLTSAASRANPDRPVDGLGDVLSEQGESAEVTTETDDD